A window of Streptomyces sp. NBC_01224 genomic DNA:
CCCTCACTCAAGGAATCGATGGCACAGGCTCAAAGTTCGCCGGCACAGGACATCTGATCGCTCTCCTGTGCCAGCGGATCTTGAGCGCGTAGGGAAGTTTGAGCAGTCGGGCCAAGGGCCTGGCCGTCCGGATCACCATCCAAGTGCTTTCGGACCCACTTGGCCATCTTCCGGTCGTCACCCTCGACCACGGTCGCACGCCAGGCGTCGCCGCCGTGGTATCGGAACCCGCTGCACCAGGAGCCGAACTTCTTCGAGTCGGAGGCGCACGCGGTGCCCTGGCCCACCATGTGGTGTCGCGGGCGGCGAAGGTGGCGTATACCAGCTTGCGCATGGCGGCACGGAGGTTGTCGATGGTGAAGAAACGTCGGCGCACGTGCCGCAGCGCGGCCTCCGTCTCGCCGTGCTCGCCGGTCGCCACGATGGCCCGGATGCCCATGTTCGTGCCGAGGGTGAATAGCGCGAACAGGAGGCGACGCTGAAGGACTGCGCGGTCGATGCGCTCGTACGCGGCGACGGAGGCGAACTCGTCGGTGAAGCCGGTGAGGAAGTTGGCGTTCTTCAGGACGTCCAGGAGGCCGAGCACACCCCAGCGGCGTACGACCTCGTTTTTGAGGGCCTGGAGGCTGGTTGGCTCGTCCAGCTTCGGCACGCTGATCCACGGCTCGCCGTGTCGGTTGGTCACCTCCACCCTGCCCGCCGAGCCGTCCGCATGTGCCGCTGACAGCCGGTCCAGGCCGGCGGTCCTCCGCCGCTTCAGGTCGGCAATGAACTCTTCAGGGGGCCATCGGCCGGCGGATCGCCGCGTAGTGCACGGTCCGGGTGGCCTCGAAGTCACCCGGCAGGTCGTCCTCCGGGTTGCGCCACCGCATCGCGCCCCCGATCTCACGGCGCCGGATCGCCTGCCGCAGGGCCACCAGGACATACAGCTCGTACGGGATGCGCTCGACCTTGCACTTGTCGTCGACGACGGCCTCGCACCAGTCCTTGCGCACGATGCCGTCCATCGGCAAAGGGTGTGCAGGTCGATTCCCGCGGGACGGTGGGGCCAGGGTGGGGCGTTGACGCGTGCCATGCTGGGACTTCCGGTTTACGGCGGCGAGCGGGGAAAACGGCAGGGTGAGGAAAGTGACACGGGCGAGCCGGACGAGGATCTGGGACCGGTTCTCAGCCTCTGACCCCGGACTGTTGCGGCTGATGGCCGGCCTGCGGACAGTCGGCGCCATCGCGCTCACGCTCGCGGTCCTGGCGCTGCTCAAGGCCGAGGTGAGCCACATGGTGGCGGGTGCCATCGCGGCCATGGTCGCGACCTTCGCCATCAAGGAGAAGCAGCGGCGCGAACAGGCCATCACGCTCGCGCTCGGCCTGCCCGTGGCGCTCGTGGCGATGTCACTGGGAGCGGTGTTGAGCACCGAGGTCGTCGCGGGCGACCTCTTCTTCCTCGCGTTGATCTTCGCCGCGGTCTACAGCCGCCGGTTCGGCGATCGCGGTACGGCCCTGGGACTCATCGGGTTTCAGATCTACTTTGTGTCCCTGTTCGTCAGAGCCGCGGTTTCCGCGCTGCCGGGGCTGTGCGGAACGCTGGTCATCGCGTTCGTCTGCAGCGCGGTCGTGCGGTTCGGCCTGGTTGTTGAGACACCCGAGCGGATTCTGCTGCGACTGCGCGAGGCATTCCGCGCCCGCCTCGCCCAATTGGTGTCCGCCCAGATCGAGTTGCTCGATGCCGGGCCGGACCACGTCGAGAAGGCGCTGGAGGATGTACGCCGGCACACCGCGCGCCTCCATCAGAGCGCGATGATGATCCAGGGGCGGCTGGAGGAGGGCACCAGCGACAGCGCCACCGCCTTGCTCGTCCAGCGCCGTGTCGCCGACGCCGAGATCGCCGCCGAGCGGCTCGGCGTACTCATCCTCACCGCGCGCAGCTCCGAACGCGCTGACACGCTCACGCTTCATTTGCCGCACGCGCCCGTGCCGACGCCCGGCAACCGGCTGCGGACACAGGACGACACGACCGCGACGCTGCGCCGTGATCTCAACGCATTGCGCCTGCTCGTCGCCCGCCCGGCCTCGAACAATCGCGGCGCCGCGGTGGCCCACCTGCGCAACCGGCTGCTCGGCTATCGGGACGAGGAGAATCTGCCGCGTGCCTCGGCCCCCGTCCAGGACGTCTTCCGCGGCATCGGGGAGGCGGCGCGCGCTGTCATGGGCCTGCGGCTGGCCCTCGACGGACCCCAGGACGAGTCCGACGACACCCCTGCGACGACGCGCTCCCGTGAGGAACTGGACGCCGAGGACGTCGCCATCGCGCAGGCAGAGGAGACCGAGCCTGTCGAGGATGTCCGCAAGGGACTGGAGCGTCCCACGACCCGTGCCGCGGTCCAGGTGTCGGTGGGTTCGGCGCTGGCCATCGTGGGCGGGGAGTTCCTCTCCAGCCAGCGGTGGTACTGGGCGGTGCTGACCTGCTGGGTCGTCTTCCTGAACACCGCGTCCACCGGGGAGATCCTGGTCAAGGGCTACCGTCGGCTGCTGGGCACGGTTCTCGGCGTCGTCGCCGGTGTCGGCCTGGCTGGTCTGGTGGGCCACCATACCTGGACGGCGTTCGCACTCGTGCTGCTGTTCATCTTCGCCATGTTCTTCACCGCGCCGCTGTCGTACGCCCTGATGTCCTTCTTCGTCACGGCGGCTCTGGGGCTGCTGTACACCCTGCTCAACAGCTACAGCTCCGCGGTGCTCGTCCTGCGCATCGAGGAGACCGCGCTCGGCGCCGCCTGTGGCGTGATCGCCGCGGCCGTGATCCTGCCGGTGCACACCGATCGCCGTACCGGCGAACTCCTCGGCACAGTGCTGACCCGGCTCGGTGACATCACCGATGCTGCGGTGGAGCAGCTGAGCGGCGGGCCCGCGCTCGATCTGCTGGACATGGCCCGGGAGCTCGATACGGCACTGGACGATCTGCGGTCCTCCACGCAGCCGTTGACCCACCCGATCACCCCGCTGCGGGCCCGCCGCCAGACCGCTCGCTACGTCGTGGCGCTGCTGGAGACGTGCGCCTACCACGCGCGTTCACTGGCGGCGACGGCCGAACTCCTCCCGAACAGCAAGAGCGTCGCCGCGGACCCGCTCCTGAAGGGAGCAGGCCGACGCATCGCCCACAACATCGACGTCCTCGTCGCGCGTGTCGAGGACGACGACGGCGGCGGCGTGGTGGAGACAGGCGCGAGCCTGGCCTCCATGTTGGAGACGGACAAGCCCGGCTCCCCCCGGCACGACCGTGTCACGGACCGCGTCCTGCGGCATCTGCAGCGCCTGGACGAAGGGTTGATCGGTCTGGCCCGCCCCCTCGGGGTGTCTGTCGCGACACCGGACCGGGCGTCGTCTCGGGGCGGGGGCGCGTAGCCGGGGCCGGCGTCGCGGCGTTCAGCCCACGTCTACAGAAACCGGTGTGTGTGGATCCCGAAGAACGGGAACGTCTGGACGGTGTGTCCTCGCCCGGGGTGGCGCGGCAGCACTCCGGCACGCTGGGCAACTGCCAGATCGGGGTCAGTGTCCATGCCGCTTCCGACACCGCGTCGTGCCCGCTGTCCTGGCGGCTGTTCCTGCCCCGCCGCTGGGACAGTTCCTCAGCGTCGGGCCGGCGGGCCCGCTGCCGGACGACGAGCGCATTCGCCCGAAGTGGCAGCTCGCCCTGGAGATGCTCGACGAACTGGCCGCGGCCGGGCTGCGGCCCGCGGTGCTTGTCGCGGATTCCGGATGCGGCGCGAACGCCGACTTCCGGACCACCCACGAGGACCGGGGCCTACGCGCTGCAGGTCAAAAGCGAGACG
This region includes:
- a CDS encoding Tn3 family transposase yields the protein MTNRHGEPWISVPKLDEPTSLQALKNEVVRRWGVLGLLDVLKNANFLTGFTDEFASVAAYERIDRAVLQRRLLFALFTLGTNMGIRAIVATGEHGETEAALRHVRRRFFTIDNLRAAMRKLVYATFAARDTTWWARAPRAPPTRRSSAPGAAGSDTTAATPGVRPWSRVTTGRWPSGSESTWMVIRTARPLARLLKLPYALKIRWHRRAIRCPVPANFEPVPSIP
- a CDS encoding FUSC family protein; its protein translation is MAGLRTVGAIALTLAVLALLKAEVSHMVAGAIAAMVATFAIKEKQRREQAITLALGLPVALVAMSLGAVLSTEVVAGDLFFLALIFAAVYSRRFGDRGTALGLIGFQIYFVSLFVRAAVSALPGLCGTLVIAFVCSAVVRFGLVVETPERILLRLREAFRARLAQLVSAQIELLDAGPDHVEKALEDVRRHTARLHQSAMMIQGRLEEGTSDSATALLVQRRVADAEIAAERLGVLILTARSSERADTLTLHLPHAPVPTPGNRLRTQDDTTATLRRDLNALRLLVARPASNNRGAAVAHLRNRLLGYRDEENLPRASAPVQDVFRGIGEAARAVMGLRLALDGPQDESDDTPATTRSREELDAEDVAIAQAEETEPVEDVRKGLERPTTRAAVQVSVGSALAIVGGEFLSSQRWYWAVLTCWVVFLNTASTGEILVKGYRRLLGTVLGVVAGVGLAGLVGHHTWTAFALVLLFIFAMFFTAPLSYALMSFFVTAALGLLYTLLNSYSSAVLVLRIEETALGAACGVIAAAVILPVHTDRRTGELLGTVLTRLGDITDAAVEQLSGGPALDLLDMARELDTALDDLRSSTQPLTHPITPLRARRQTARYVVALLETCAYHARSLAATAELLPNSKSVAADPLLKGAGRRIAHNIDVLVARVEDDDGGGVVETGASLASMLETDKPGSPRHDRVTDRVLRHLQRLDEGLIGLARPLGVSVATPDRASSRGGGA